One region of Collinsella aerofaciens ATCC 25986 genomic DNA includes:
- a CDS encoding proline--tRNA ligase produces the protein MTRAMYMSKLYAPTLKEDPADAELASHRLLLRAGMIRKEAAGLYSYLPLAWRSIRKIENIVRDEMDAAGAQELMMPIMVDAELWRESGRIDAYGKELVRFDDRHGREFVLGPTHEETVTALVRNELRSYKQLPVNLYHIQDKFRDEFRPRFGLMRGREFIMKDAYSFSATQESLQEEYDKMKQAYANICERCYIKALPVVADSGEIGGDTSVEYMALADAGEASLVYCDECGFAADDEAASTKVVVTEGPGDGTLTKVETPGMGTIEAVAKFFGFPENGTRKSLALIDAEGKPVVAIVPGDHELNDCKAEHVFGKGYRMMTDEELQANGLHKGFIGPVNLPEGIRLVCDESLRESKQWACGANEVDYHFTGACPECDFTVDEWADLVTVVAGDPCPHCGKPLSAARGIEVSQVFQLGTKYSEAMGATFMDEDGKEKPLIMGCYGVGVSRSLAAVVEQHNDEHGIVWPVSVAPYEVAVIPLDPKKEECATVCEQIVDGLCAEGIEVVVDDRDERPGFKFADNDLMGFPYQVVLGKRGLKNGTVELKDRATGEREDVAIDEVVAKVAELVKAARR, from the coding sequence ATGACCCGAGCAATGTATATGTCTAAGCTCTATGCGCCGACGCTTAAAGAGGATCCGGCGGACGCTGAGCTCGCCAGCCACCGCCTGCTGCTCCGTGCCGGCATGATCCGCAAGGAGGCCGCCGGTCTGTATTCCTACCTGCCGCTCGCATGGCGCTCGATTCGCAAGATCGAGAACATCGTGCGCGACGAGATGGATGCCGCCGGTGCCCAGGAGCTCATGATGCCCATTATGGTCGACGCTGAGCTATGGCGCGAGTCCGGCCGCATCGACGCCTATGGCAAGGAACTCGTGCGCTTCGATGACCGCCACGGCCGCGAGTTCGTGCTGGGCCCCACGCACGAGGAGACCGTGACCGCCCTGGTTCGCAATGAGCTGCGTTCCTACAAGCAACTGCCCGTTAACCTCTACCACATCCAGGACAAGTTCCGCGACGAGTTCCGTCCCCGCTTTGGCCTGATGCGCGGTCGCGAGTTCATCATGAAGGACGCCTACAGCTTCTCTGCCACGCAGGAGAGTCTGCAGGAGGAGTACGACAAGATGAAGCAGGCCTACGCCAACATCTGCGAGCGCTGCTACATCAAGGCTCTGCCCGTTGTCGCCGACTCCGGCGAGATCGGTGGCGACACCTCCGTCGAGTACATGGCTTTGGCCGACGCCGGTGAGGCCTCGCTCGTCTACTGCGACGAGTGCGGCTTTGCTGCCGATGACGAGGCCGCAAGTACCAAGGTCGTTGTGACCGAGGGTCCTGGCGACGGTACGCTTACCAAGGTCGAGACTCCGGGTATGGGCACCATCGAGGCCGTTGCAAAGTTCTTCGGCTTCCCCGAGAACGGCACGCGCAAGTCGCTGGCACTCATCGACGCTGAGGGCAAGCCTGTCGTGGCCATCGTTCCGGGCGATCATGAACTCAACGACTGCAAGGCCGAGCATGTCTTTGGCAAGGGCTATCGCATGATGACCGATGAGGAGCTTCAGGCGAACGGCCTGCACAAGGGCTTTATCGGACCGGTCAACCTGCCCGAGGGCATCCGTCTGGTGTGCGACGAGAGCCTGCGCGAGTCCAAGCAGTGGGCCTGCGGTGCCAACGAGGTCGATTATCACTTTACCGGTGCCTGCCCCGAGTGCGACTTTACCGTCGACGAGTGGGCCGACCTGGTCACCGTCGTTGCCGGCGATCCTTGCCCGCACTGCGGCAAGCCGCTCTCTGCTGCTCGCGGCATCGAGGTTTCCCAGGTCTTCCAGCTGGGCACCAAGTACTCCGAGGCCATGGGTGCCACCTTTATGGATGAGGACGGCAAGGAGAAGCCGCTCATCATGGGTTGCTACGGCGTGGGCGTGTCCCGCTCGCTTGCTGCCGTCGTGGAGCAGCACAACGACGAGCACGGTATCGTCTGGCCGGTCTCCGTTGCCCCGTACGAGGTCGCGGTGATTCCGCTTGATCCCAAGAAGGAAGAGTGCGCTACCGTCTGCGAGCAGATTGTTGATGGCCTGTGTGCCGAGGGTATCGAGGTCGTCGTCGACGATCGCGATGAGCGTCCGGGCTTTAAGTTTGCCGATAACGACCTCATGGGCTTCCCGTATCAGGTGGTTCTGGGCAAGCGCGGCCTTAAGAATGGCACCGTTGAGCTCAAGGACCGTGCTACGGGCGAGCGCGAGGACGTGGCGATCGACGAGGTCGTTGCCAAGGTTGCCGAGCTTGTTAAGGCAGCCCGCCGTTAA
- the ispG gene encoding flavodoxin-dependent (E)-4-hydroxy-3-methylbut-2-enyl-diphosphate synthase, producing MSLSHPLPRDLTRPVHVGGVQIGGGAPVVVQSMTCTDTADAQATLAQVCALAQAGCDIVRVSVPTEAALEGFRTICAESPVPIVADIHFNHKLAIGAVEAGAAKLRINPGNIGDWAKVDAVIDAAGAAGCAIRIGVNAGSLEQDIAEREDLTQPEKLVMSSERFVKHFEDRGFTNIVLSAKAHSVQTTLDTYRALSREIPHVPLHLGVTEAGTKLQGTIKSSVGLGILLSEGIGDTMRVSLTADPVEEPPVAWGILQSLGLRRRGPEIVSCPTCARCQVNLIPIAEEVTERLKNYSAPLSIAVMGCAVNGPGEASDADLGVACGRGQALLFSHGQIIGKVAEDQIVDALMAEVDKLIEEK from the coding sequence TTGTCTTTATCCCATCCTTTGCCTCGCGATTTGACGCGCCCCGTGCATGTGGGCGGTGTGCAGATCGGTGGCGGTGCGCCGGTGGTGGTCCAATCCATGACCTGCACCGATACCGCTGATGCCCAGGCAACGCTTGCGCAAGTGTGCGCGTTGGCGCAGGCTGGCTGCGATATCGTGCGTGTGAGCGTGCCCACCGAGGCCGCGCTTGAGGGTTTCCGCACCATCTGTGCCGAGTCTCCGGTGCCAATCGTTGCCGATATCCACTTTAACCACAAGCTGGCCATCGGCGCCGTCGAGGCTGGTGCCGCCAAGCTTCGCATCAATCCCGGCAATATCGGCGATTGGGCTAAGGTCGATGCCGTCATCGACGCCGCCGGCGCTGCTGGGTGCGCGATTCGCATTGGCGTGAACGCGGGCTCGCTTGAGCAGGATATCGCCGAGCGCGAAGACCTCACGCAGCCCGAGAAGCTCGTGATGTCGAGCGAGCGTTTCGTCAAGCACTTTGAGGACCGCGGCTTTACGAACATTGTGCTTTCGGCCAAGGCCCATAGCGTGCAAACGACGCTTGATACCTATCGAGCCCTGTCGCGTGAGATTCCCCACGTTCCGCTTCACCTGGGCGTGACGGAGGCGGGGACCAAGCTCCAGGGCACCATCAAGAGCTCTGTAGGCTTGGGTATCTTGCTTTCCGAAGGCATTGGCGACACCATGCGTGTGTCGCTCACAGCCGATCCGGTTGAGGAGCCGCCGGTTGCCTGGGGTATTCTGCAGTCGTTGGGCCTGCGTCGCCGTGGCCCCGAGATTGTCTCGTGCCCCACGTGCGCCCGCTGCCAGGTTAACCTCATTCCCATCGCCGAGGAGGTCACCGAGCGGCTTAAGAACTACTCCGCGCCGCTTTCTATCGCTGTGATGGGATGTGCCGTTAATGGCCCCGGTGAGGCTTCTGATGCCGACCTGGGCGTTGCTTGCGGACGTGGTCAGGCCTTGCTCTTTTCGCATGGCCAGATCATTGGTAAAGTAGCTGAGGACCAAATTGTCGACGCGCTTATGGCAGAGGTCGACAAACTTATTGAGGAGAAATAA
- a CDS encoding M50 family metallopeptidase, whose amino-acid sequence MDTVLSVLSSVFWGLLMLSVLVFLHEGGHFLAARACGVRVTEFFLGLPCRFDIHYTSRRIGTKFGVTPLLLGGYAAICGMDPTDVSCADRVLAAIYRHGRVTVADLAVELELSEEVVLEACALLLGWGSIAPWYEEGEKPSPSYYPTKYQTLPRDAAGYTTFDGRRFDREHATTEGDVWELPCGEADFLAQERSHTYLGQGFLKRAFMLLAGILVNILTGFLLLMSIYSIAGVTVPMDTNVIGQVDEGSIAAKAGIEGGDAILSVDGVSCSTWMDVYDAIGKAAGKDDIAIEYERDGKQHSTSVALKEDERLGVYASTQVVRLDPITSARLSFSYVVQTAEGVMRLLQPQHTMEILDQSSSIVGISVMSSQAAAAGPATFLSFAALISFSLGFMNLLPIPPLDGGKLVIEIIQKIAGRELPLKVQTIVSYVGIALFALLFVYMLRSDILRFIL is encoded by the coding sequence ATGGATACTGTTCTGAGCGTTCTCTCATCGGTCTTTTGGGGCCTGCTGATGCTTTCCGTCCTCGTGTTTTTGCACGAGGGCGGCCACTTTTTGGCGGCGCGTGCCTGCGGCGTCCGTGTGACCGAGTTCTTTTTGGGCCTGCCGTGCCGCTTTGACATCCATTACACGTCGCGTCGCATTGGAACCAAGTTTGGCGTGACCCCGCTGCTGCTGGGTGGCTACGCTGCCATCTGCGGTATGGATCCGACCGATGTCTCCTGCGCCGATCGCGTGCTCGCGGCTATCTATCGTCATGGTCGCGTGACCGTGGCCGACCTTGCTGTCGAGCTCGAGCTATCCGAGGAGGTTGTGCTCGAGGCATGCGCCTTGCTCTTGGGTTGGGGCTCTATCGCGCCTTGGTATGAGGAAGGGGAGAAGCCCTCGCCGAGCTACTATCCCACCAAGTATCAGACGCTGCCGCGAGACGCGGCGGGTTACACCACCTTTGACGGCCGTCGTTTCGATCGAGAGCATGCGACTACCGAGGGCGATGTGTGGGAGCTGCCGTGCGGCGAGGCTGATTTCTTGGCGCAAGAGCGCTCGCACACTTATCTGGGCCAGGGTTTTCTCAAGCGCGCCTTTATGCTGCTCGCGGGCATTCTCGTCAATATCCTGACGGGCTTTTTGCTGCTTATGAGCATCTACTCTATTGCGGGTGTCACCGTGCCGATGGATACCAACGTGATTGGTCAGGTTGACGAGGGGTCTATTGCCGCCAAGGCGGGTATCGAGGGCGGCGACGCGATCCTTTCGGTTGACGGAGTATCGTGCTCTACCTGGATGGACGTTTACGATGCCATCGGCAAGGCCGCCGGTAAGGACGATATCGCCATTGAGTATGAGCGCGACGGCAAGCAGCATTCGACCTCGGTTGCGCTCAAAGAGGACGAGCGCCTAGGTGTGTATGCCTCTACGCAGGTGGTCCGTTTAGACCCCATCACGTCGGCTCGCCTTTCGTTCTCCTATGTCGTGCAGACAGCGGAGGGCGTGATGCGCCTGCTCCAGCCGCAGCATACGATGGAGATTCTCGATCAGTCTTCTTCGATCGTGGGTATTAGCGTTATGTCCTCACAGGCTGCTGCTGCCGGCCCTGCCACGTTCCTTTCGTTTGCCGCCCTCATTTCGTTCTCGCTTGGCTTTATGAACCTGCTGCCCATCCCACCACTCGATGGCGGCAAGCTGGTCATCGAGATCATTCAAAAGATTGCCGGCCGCGAGCTTCCGCTCAAGGTCCAGACGATTGTGAGCTATGTGGGCATCGCGCTCTTTGCGCTGCTGTTTGTCTATATGCTTCGTTCCGACATCCTTCGATTTATTCTGTAG
- the dxr gene encoding 1-deoxy-D-xylulose-5-phosphate reductoisomerase: MSFQTTYGSDGRLRVAILGCTGSIGTQALDVCRQHADRLQVTALSVNSSTSELVAAAREFSVPAVAVADVAHGDDAVLQELPEGTKLGVGAQAVCELARRDDVDCVLVAIVGAAGLEASHAALTSNKRLALANKESLVVGGDLLMPLAQPGQLIPVDSEHSAIYQCYLGENPREAHCIWLTCSGGPFFGRARDELNRVTRADALAHPTWAMGAKITIDSATLMNKGLERIEAMHLFNCDLDFINVVVQRQSKIHSMVEFADGSVMAHLGASDMRIPIQFAFSYPERWDTPAPRIDFRELGQLTFDAADMDTFRCLALAERAGKTGGTMPCVLNAANEVAVDAFLHDGCSFTDIDRIVESCMDAHDMQAVDSFEQLRDIDAWAREKAAQVLAATRS, from the coding sequence ATGTCATTCCAGACGACGTATGGCTCCGATGGACGTCTCCGTGTTGCCATCCTGGGCTGTACGGGCTCTATCGGCACCCAGGCGCTCGATGTGTGCCGTCAGCATGCCGATCGCCTGCAGGTGACGGCGCTATCCGTTAACTCCAGTACCTCCGAGCTCGTTGCCGCTGCCCGCGAGTTCTCGGTTCCGGCGGTTGCCGTGGCCGATGTCGCTCATGGCGATGACGCCGTGCTGCAGGAGTTGCCCGAGGGAACGAAGCTCGGCGTTGGCGCGCAGGCGGTTTGCGAGCTCGCGCGTCGCGACGATGTCGACTGCGTGCTTGTCGCTATTGTGGGTGCCGCCGGTCTCGAGGCGAGCCATGCGGCCTTGACCTCGAATAAGCGTCTTGCCCTTGCCAACAAGGAGTCCCTCGTCGTCGGTGGCGACTTGCTTATGCCGTTGGCGCAACCGGGCCAGCTTATTCCAGTCGACTCTGAGCACTCCGCCATCTACCAGTGCTATCTGGGGGAGAACCCGCGCGAGGCTCATTGTATTTGGCTCACCTGCTCGGGCGGTCCGTTCTTTGGCCGCGCGCGCGACGAGCTCAATCGCGTGACGCGTGCCGATGCCCTCGCACATCCCACGTGGGCCATGGGTGCTAAGATCACCATCGACTCCGCCACCCTCATGAATAAGGGCCTGGAGCGCATTGAGGCCATGCATCTGTTTAACTGCGACCTCGATTTCATTAACGTGGTCGTGCAGCGTCAGTCCAAGATTCACTCTATGGTCGAGTTTGCCGACGGCTCCGTGATGGCGCATCTCGGTGCTTCCGACATGCGTATTCCCATCCAGTTCGCGTTCTCGTATCCCGAGCGTTGGGATACCCCGGCGCCTCGTATCGATTTCCGCGAGCTGGGGCAGCTCACGTTTGATGCTGCCGACATGGATACCTTCCGCTGTCTGGCACTGGCCGAGCGTGCCGGCAAGACGGGTGGCACCATGCCGTGCGTGCTCAATGCCGCCAACGAGGTCGCCGTCGATGCCTTCCTGCACGATGGCTGCAGCTTTACCGATATCGATCGCATTGTGGAATCCTGCATGGATGCCCACGATATGCAGGCGGTCGATTCGTTTGAGCAGCTTCGCGACATCGATGCGTGGGCGCGTGAAAAGGCTGCGCAGGTACTCGCCGCAACCCGTTCCTAA
- a CDS encoding phosphatidate cytidylyltransferase has protein sequence MSDRPKASAPKTPARKAATAGAPAAKSGSGSWLAGFITRAAAGIVYAVVFILCLVLGIVPTAIFVSVMSGLCCYEFFRMTRLDGKMANERMGIAAAVLFPLSALGDSMLLNALLFALMLAVGIWYVWSPRTRISDVAVTLMGPIYTGFMLSAIVLLRDAVPGFAGALLSVGVCASLWVSDSFAYIVGSRIGKHKMVPKISPKKSWEGFVGGILGSVLIWLILWATHFYKLSLPYALLCGVVVSILGVIGDLIESRIKRGVGVKDSGNLIPGHGGMLDRSDSLIFGCITAQLLLMIGGVL, from the coding sequence GTGTCCGATCGTCCCAAGGCATCTGCTCCCAAGACGCCTGCGCGTAAAGCTGCCACTGCGGGAGCGCCTGCAGCGAAGAGCGGCAGCGGTTCGTGGCTGGCGGGCTTTATTACCCGTGCCGCCGCCGGTATCGTCTACGCCGTTGTCTTTATCCTGTGCCTGGTTTTGGGTATCGTGCCCACTGCCATCTTTGTTTCCGTCATGAGCGGTCTGTGCTGTTATGAGTTTTTCCGTATGACGAGGCTCGATGGCAAGATGGCTAACGAGCGCATGGGTATCGCTGCCGCCGTACTCTTTCCGCTGTCGGCGTTGGGCGATTCGATGTTGCTGAATGCCCTGCTTTTTGCCCTGATGCTCGCTGTGGGCATTTGGTATGTCTGGTCGCCGCGTACCCGCATCTCTGATGTGGCCGTGACGCTCATGGGTCCCATCTACACTGGCTTTATGCTGTCGGCTATCGTGCTGCTGCGCGATGCCGTGCCCGGTTTTGCCGGCGCCCTGCTTTCAGTGGGCGTTTGCGCGTCCCTTTGGGTCTCCGATTCGTTTGCCTACATTGTGGGCAGCCGTATCGGCAAGCACAAGATGGTTCCCAAGATCTCTCCCAAAAAGAGCTGGGAGGGGTTTGTCGGCGGCATCCTGGGCTCGGTTTTGATTTGGCTCATTCTGTGGGCGACGCACTTCTACAAGCTCAGCCTGCCCTATGCGCTGCTGTGCGGCGTGGTCGTGTCCATTTTGGGCGTTATCGGCGACCTTATCGAGTCGCGCATCAAGCGTGGCGTGGGCGTCAAGGATTCCGGCAACCTTATCCCGGGCCATGGCGGCATGCTCGACCGTAGCGACTCGCTTATCTTTGGCTGCATTACCGCTCAGCTGCTTTTGATGATCGGAGGCGTGCTGTAA
- a CDS encoding isoprenyl transferase, whose amino-acid sequence MQYDEHKLVEYFADAPAGVGFSDLDLNNIPHHISCIMDGNGRWATSRGLARTEGHKAGIVSLREIITACVRLGVDVLSAYAFSTENWNRPQHEVNVLMHLFAKTFIDELPLLKRENVRVVFLGDISALPKKTRDVFERGLAECADHTGMTLALAVNYGARAEITRAVRQIALDAAAGKIDPGAIDDDMVASHLYTAGLPDPELVIRTSGELRLSNYLLWQVAYSEFYVTDTYWPDFDRWGLVDAILAYQGRDRRFGGLSKTEEA is encoded by the coding sequence GTGCAATACGACGAGCATAAACTGGTCGAGTACTTTGCCGACGCCCCCGCGGGCGTCGGTTTTTCCGACCTTGACCTCAATAACATTCCGCACCATATCTCGTGCATCATGGACGGCAACGGTCGTTGGGCCACATCGCGCGGTCTTGCACGCACCGAGGGCCACAAGGCGGGTATCGTCTCCCTTCGTGAGATTATTACCGCCTGCGTGCGTCTGGGCGTCGACGTGCTTTCGGCCTATGCGTTTTCTACCGAAAACTGGAACCGCCCGCAGCATGAGGTCAACGTCTTGATGCACCTGTTTGCCAAGACGTTCATCGACGAGCTGCCGCTTCTGAAGCGCGAAAACGTGCGCGTTGTCTTTTTGGGTGACATTTCCGCGCTGCCCAAGAAAACCCGTGACGTTTTTGAACGCGGTCTTGCCGAGTGCGCCGATCACACCGGCATGACGCTGGCGCTTGCCGTCAACTACGGCGCGCGTGCCGAGATTACCCGCGCTGTCCGTCAAATCGCACTCGACGCTGCCGCCGGTAAGATCGATCCTGGCGCAATTGATGACGACATGGTGGCTTCCCACCTCTATACCGCCGGTCTTCCCGATCCTGAGCTTGTGATTCGCACCTCTGGTGAGCTGCGCCTTTCGAACTATCTGCTGTGGCAGGTGGCTTATTCAGAGTTCTACGTCACCGATACCTATTGGCCCGACTTTGATCGTTGGGGCCTTGTCGACGCCATTTTGGCCTATCAGGGCCGTGACCGTAGGTTTGGTGGACTGAGCAAGACCGAGGAGGCTTAA
- the frr gene encoding ribosome recycling factor yields MAENITAHMDKSLESLKHNFSKVRTGRANANILSDITVDYYGVPTPVTQVAAVKTPEAHMLLIEPWDKALINAIVKAIGASDLGITPNSDGTVVRLPFPAPTEERRRELVKECREYAEQAKVSIRNIRRDFNNKLERDEELTEDDVRREQAKVQKHTDEYVAKVEELLKEKEAEVMEI; encoded by the coding sequence ATGGCAGAGAACATCACCGCCCACATGGACAAGTCGCTCGAGTCCCTCAAGCATAACTTCTCCAAGGTCCGTACCGGCCGCGCCAATGCCAACATTCTGTCCGACATCACCGTCGATTATTACGGTGTTCCCACGCCGGTCACGCAGGTTGCCGCCGTCAAGACCCCGGAGGCCCACATGCTGCTCATCGAGCCGTGGGACAAGGCGCTTATCAACGCCATCGTCAAGGCCATCGGCGCTTCCGATTTGGGTATTACCCCCAACTCCGATGGCACCGTCGTTCGTCTGCCGTTCCCGGCTCCCACCGAGGAGCGCCGTCGCGAGCTCGTCAAGGAGTGCCGCGAGTACGCCGAGCAGGCCAAGGTGTCTATCCGTAACATCCGTCGCGACTTCAACAACAAGCTCGAGCGCGATGAGGAGCTCACCGAGGACGATGTCCGTCGCGAGCAGGCTAAGGTCCAGAAGCACACTGATGAGTATGTCGCCAAGGTCGAGGAGCTTCTGAAGGAAAAAGAAGCCGAGGTCATGGAGATCTAA
- the pyrH gene encoding UMP kinase, translating to MSDIRYKRVLLKLSGEALMGDGQYGIDPKVTDHLAKQVKELLAVGHEVGVVVGGGNIFRGMAGAAGGMERAQADYMGMLATVMNALALQDAFEHNDVPCRVMSAIQMNEICEPYIRRRAINHLSKGNVVIFAAGSGNPYFTTDTAAALRACEIGAEILIKATKVDGIYDKDPVKCADAVRFDKITYHEVLVRGLQVMDSTATALCQDNRMPILVLNIDGEDTVKRALAGEPVGTLVYQED from the coding sequence TTGTCCGACATCCGATATAAACGCGTGCTTCTTAAGCTTTCCGGCGAAGCACTGATGGGCGACGGCCAATATGGCATCGACCCCAAGGTTACCGACCATCTTGCCAAGCAGGTCAAGGAGCTACTCGCCGTTGGCCATGAGGTCGGCGTCGTTGTCGGCGGCGGCAATATTTTCCGCGGCATGGCCGGCGCTGCCGGTGGCATGGAGCGTGCTCAGGCCGACTACATGGGCATGCTGGCAACCGTTATGAACGCGCTCGCCCTGCAGGATGCCTTCGAACATAACGATGTTCCCTGCCGCGTGATGAGCGCTATCCAGATGAACGAGATCTGCGAGCCCTATATTCGCCGTCGCGCCATCAACCACCTTTCCAAGGGCAACGTCGTTATTTTTGCTGCCGGTTCGGGCAATCCGTACTTTACGACCGACACCGCCGCGGCTCTTCGTGCGTGCGAGATCGGCGCCGAGATTCTGATCAAGGCCACCAAGGTCGACGGCATCTATGACAAGGATCCCGTCAAGTGCGCCGATGCCGTCCGCTTTGACAAGATCACCTACCATGAGGTGCTCGTCCGCGGTCTGCAGGTTATGGATTCCACGGCTACGGCACTGTGCCAGGACAACCGTATGCCGATTTTGGTCCTCAACATCGATGGCGAGGACACCGTCAAGCGCGCGCTCGCGGGTGAGCCCGTCGGCACGCTCGTCTATCAGGAGGATTAA
- the tsf gene encoding translation elongation factor Ts, translating into MAQITAAMVKQLREMTDSPMMECKKALVEADGDMDAAVDVLRKNGLAKAAKKAGRETNEGAVAAFVSEDGKTGALLELSCETDFVGSNAKFTGFASKVAEVVATTEPADVDALLEKPMGEETVSSELTEMIHIMGENMKISRFAARKAENGALASYIHMGGKIGVLVEFVFEKAETAQAESFKTFAHDVALQVAAVAPICATRDQVPAETVEHEKQIYMAQAAESGKPEAIQEKMAVGRLEKFYKQSVLTEQEFIKDSSLTIKKYAEQVSKELGDTITVVAFDRLVRGE; encoded by the coding sequence ATGGCCCAGATTACCGCCGCTATGGTCAAGCAGCTCCGCGAGATGACCGACTCCCCGATGATGGAGTGCAAGAAGGCTCTCGTCGAGGCTGACGGCGACATGGACGCCGCTGTCGACGTCCTGCGTAAGAACGGCCTTGCCAAGGCTGCCAAGAAGGCTGGCCGTGAGACCAACGAGGGCGCTGTCGCCGCGTTCGTCTCCGAGGATGGCAAGACCGGCGCTCTGCTCGAGCTCTCCTGCGAGACCGACTTCGTTGGCTCTAACGCCAAGTTCACCGGCTTTGCTTCCAAGGTCGCTGAGGTTGTCGCTACCACCGAGCCTGCTGACGTCGACGCTCTGCTCGAGAAGCCGATGGGCGAGGAGACCGTTTCCTCCGAGCTCACCGAGATGATTCACATCATGGGCGAGAACATGAAGATCTCCCGCTTCGCTGCCCGCAAGGCTGAGAACGGCGCGCTCGCTTCTTACATCCACATGGGTGGTAAGATCGGCGTCCTCGTCGAGTTCGTCTTCGAGAAGGCTGAGACCGCTCAGGCTGAATCCTTCAAGACCTTCGCTCACGACGTTGCCCTTCAGGTTGCCGCCGTCGCCCCGATCTGCGCTACCCGCGATCAGGTTCCGGCCGAGACCGTCGAGCACGAGAAGCAGATCTACATGGCTCAGGCTGCCGAGTCCGGTAAGCCCGAGGCTATCCAGGAGAAGATGGCTGTCGGCCGTCTGGAGAAGTTCTACAAGCAGTCCGTGCTCACCGAGCAGGAGTTCATCAAGGACAGCTCCCTCACCATCAAGAAGTACGCTGAGCAGGTCTCCAAGGAGCTCGGCGACACCATTACCGTCGTTGCCTTTGACCGTCTGGTCCGTGGCGAGTAA
- the rpsB gene encoding 30S ribosomal protein S2: MATKINIRTLLEAGCHFGHQTRRWNPKMKPFIFGERNGIYILDLKQTILDADQAYTFVKNVAKGGNVLFVGTKKQAQEAVKNAAERANMPYINQRWLGGMLTNFVTIRSRINRMEELEAMVEDGRMAVLPKKEQAVLGKELTKLQTNLGGARDMKGLPQALFVIDTKREENAIKEAQRLNIPVVALIDTNSDPDEVEYGIPCNDDAISAVTLMCELMADACLAGSGKEQVSEAEMAAEPKAE; the protein is encoded by the coding sequence ATGGCTACCAAGATTAATATCCGCACCCTGCTCGAGGCCGGCTGCCACTTCGGTCACCAGACCCGTCGCTGGAACCCCAAGATGAAGCCGTTCATCTTCGGTGAGCGCAACGGCATCTACATCCTCGACCTCAAGCAGACCATCCTCGACGCTGACCAGGCCTACACCTTCGTCAAGAACGTCGCCAAGGGTGGCAACGTGCTGTTCGTCGGCACCAAGAAGCAGGCTCAGGAGGCCGTCAAGAACGCTGCTGAGCGCGCCAACATGCCTTACATCAACCAGCGTTGGCTCGGCGGTATGCTGACCAACTTCGTCACCATCCGCTCCCGCATCAACCGCATGGAGGAGCTCGAGGCCATGGTCGAGGACGGCCGCATGGCTGTTCTGCCCAAGAAGGAGCAGGCTGTGCTCGGCAAGGAGCTCACCAAGCTCCAGACCAACCTCGGTGGCGCCCGCGACATGAAGGGTCTGCCTCAGGCTCTCTTCGTCATCGACACCAAGCGCGAGGAGAACGCCATTAAGGAGGCCCAGCGCCTGAACATCCCCGTCGTCGCCCTGATCGACACCAACTCCGATCCCGATGAGGTCGAGTACGGCATCCCCTGCAACGATGACGCTATCTCCGCTGTCACCCTTATGTGCGAGCTCATGGCTGACGCCTGCCTCGCTGGCTCCGGCAAGGAGCAGGTCTCCGAGGCCGAGATGGCCGCTGAGCCCAAGGCCGAGTAA